The following DNA comes from Miscanthus floridulus cultivar M001 chromosome 5, ASM1932011v1, whole genome shotgun sequence.
AACCAAAAATGCATCtacaattgtatttttttttacaGATGTAATAACTTTTTGCTACTTTACTACTATAGTAGGGCTATTAGCTGGGCTCCATTTGGATCTTACAGTTAATAGGTAGTAGTACTTAAATAGTCCCGGTCAATAACTTTCAAATtagataaataaattatttttgcAAGTATTATTTTTTTAGGGAAACATCttgcaagttttttttttgaggggaaaaCATCTTGCAAGTATTATTATTGTTAGTTGGATTTCGCCGAGGTATTTGATCCACTAGAGCTATTTGATTCACGAGGTATGGGATCCAAACAGGCCACCGACGGACGCCAGTCCATGTTCTGTGCTACAACTACAAGGTGCTAGGCCCATGGCCCAACGACCCTCCGTGGGCCGGATCCTGACTTCTTGGTTTTTCCAACGAAAAACAAAttctttcttccatgacaaaacaaaATGCTAGTTGCTCCAACCGCACCAGCCTCCGACGCCGAGCGTTGCGCTCGCCTCGGCGCCTCCGCCCACCGCCCACCGCCGCCGGCGCACGGGGAGCATAAAAAGGGCCGTACCCCTCGCACACGCCCATCGCCACACGTGCAACGAGGCTGGCGCCGTCGCCATGGCCCTGCTGCCGTCGCCCCCCTGCTCCCCGTGCCACCACCGGGCCGCGCCCGCGCCCTTGCCGGCGCCCACGGCCGCCTCAGCGCGCCACCGGAGGGGAAGCCTGCCCCTCGCTGCAGCCGGCGGCCGCTCCGGCCCTACCGCCGAGCCGAAGCCCCGTCCCACCCCCGCCGACAGGAGGAGGTATGAGCTCGTGGTGTCCCTTCCATCAATGTTAGTCGTGTGGTGTGCCATGTCGAATGCCCCATTCTGTGATGCAATGCATGCTTCTGATATAGCAGTGGTGCACAATTCAGCAAGCCTCAAATTTAGAGATGCCTAGTTAATTCGTAGTAATTGAATGCCCCCCAAAAGAACCCTAAAAAAAATCTAATTGGACAAGTGAGAAGTCACTGTGTAGTTTCTCGTTCACGAGCTGAATCATCAACAGTTCAGCAGACGGAATTCCATCTGGCTGTTCTCTTCACTCTTGGATATTTAGATGTCTAAAGAAACGGTTCGCGCTGCTGTTTCAATACCATCATTCTTCTGTTACACCTAAGTCAAATACTCAGAACAGAATGTTCAGCACAACCTGCTCCTAATTTTTGCTGCTTCGGTCGTGTCCGTCATGGTGATGACGCTAGCTGTGTTGAGCAGGTGCGAATGCTTTGACCTCCATCGGCAGTTAGTTCCTTATGGGGAAGCTTACTGTTGGCAGAAGTCCATTGTTGAGAGGAGGAAAGGGTTGCTAGACAGCGGCGAAGACCACTCTGACACCTTGATTGCTTTGCAACATCCACCGGTGTATACGTTGGGCACTAGAAGCAGGAAGGAATACCTCCATTTCGACATGGAAGATGCTCCTTTTGAGGTTCACCGTAATGATCGTGGTGGGGAAGTGACGTACCATGGCCCTGGACAGGTATTTATCAGCTATGTTTTTGTAGTTGCATGTGTAGAAGTGCACTTCATACTTTGGTGGTGTGTTTACTGATTAGTTGCTTCTTAATTCTGGTTGCTGTATAGCTCCTAGTAGCTAGTATAGACCCCAGCATTGATCATATCTGACATCAGGATACAACCGATCTTGATTCCATACTGTATACTCTTGTTCAGTCTTTGGTTCAAAAAATATACTTTGCAGCTATCATTAGTGAATATACTTCATAGGTGCTTCATACAGTCATTTATTTTGTTTTTCCTAGCTTGTCATGTACCCGATTATGAATTTGGGGTACCACAAAAAGGATCTTGACTGGTACTTTAGGTCACTTGAAGAAGTGATCATCCGTGCACTGAAATCCGCCTTCTCTATCAAGGCAACAAGAGTAGAAGGTCTCACTGGTGTTTGGGTTGGTATGTGCAATCCTTCACAAAATTTCAAGTATTTTACCAAGTTTCCGGTTATCTCATCCATTGGGATTTTCTAACGTTTATAAAATCAAGGGGTACCATATGGTATTGCTaatgattcatctccatttcctcTATAGGGAACCAGAAAGTTGCCGCGATAGGGATTCATGGTTCCCGGATGATAGTTTATCATGGTCTAGCACTAAACGTCACAACTGACCTAGCCCCGTTTGAAATGATTGATCCTTGTGGCATCAAGGACCGTGGCGTGGGCAGCGTCAAGAACATACTACAGAAGGCATCTGGTGCAAGAGAAATCGATGATGCATCACTGATGGATATAGCATATGATTCCATGACCAAAGAGTTTGCTGAACTTTTCCAACTCAGTTTGGACATCAGCCCTGATTGCAGTTTTCAGTGAAAATAACATTTTCTACTAACTGTATGACATTTTATTCTTGATGGAATGTTTGCCACAACCGTTCATGCTGAATATTTCCGTATCTGCTGCACTGCACTATGAAGCATTCCTGACGTTCCAAACTATAAGACGTAGTTATGCTATGTACCTAGATATATGTTTATGTCTAGATACTTGATAAAATTTATTGTATCttaaaaagtcaaaacatcttataatttagaatggaaacgccttataatttggaatggatggagtacaGCAAATCCACCTTTGGGGCCCATGATGTCACTGGAATCTGGAATAGTAGAGTCGGTTTCTTCGGTGTCCTCCCTCGTCATGTGCTCCCGTGTTTATACAGCATCAATGCTCTTTGTTTTTTTCTGACAAAAAAAATGTTCTTTGTTTTTGTATGCAACATTGTATACTTAACGATTCTTCCATTTGACCCGGTAATAATATCCCAACCAGCGTTTAAATTTGTCTGTATTGTTGTTTGCAGTTGCGGCCACAATTTTATTATGTTCAAAATGCTTTTGTTTATGCTGTTGCTTCCTTCAATTTTTTTGGAAGAACAAGTGACTAGCCTCGCAGAGCACCATGGAGTGCTCGCTTCAGCTGCAGCTTCACAGCTGCGCAATACTGCAGCAGTATTGTAGGGAGACCATGATTTGTTTCCTTATACAACAAGAATTCAACAGGGAGGGTCTGTTCGGtgggtattaaagccggctaatAAGCCAGCTaaaactgatttgttgtgagagaaaaatattatgataaaccggctgataagttcaagcgaacagtgttgtgggcgcgggCATTtgtcataccaggcgaacacggtggagcctgccacatgcatctggtaatcaacagtgttgtgggcaccggcatttgtcataccaggcgaacacagtgaagcatgtcaagtgcatctgacacaaacagtattgtaggcgccgacaaaccctcttgtacccgacggcgtgggcagtaagactaggtagcacacacactctctttctctcactctctcacttgtaaggccgtctccttcatctataaaaagggatgcgctctctcccaacaggggaCGATCGATTCAGACAACCACAAACAACATCGGATGACAGACGGATCGTTCCGATTCACtgtctgctagctttagacactctaaaacTACACAGAGCACACgttcgaatacttagcgcacgtaggagctcccgtcactctcggccctttagtccagagtccgaccagacctcttacacccccatcttactcccactcgtttgtaaccctacaacaaactttgagcacctggactcaggaataaagtcaccgaccgactcaaactggacgtagggcatgttgcctgaactagtataaaccctgtgttattgagtgctaggccacatccgatcacaacgtacggcaaaaccataaatatttactagtttgtCACTTtacgcaccgacagttggcgtcgtccatgAGGAAGAcaccgtacgttcacgcttttggtcatcggatggcccacctttccaccatcttcggcatggtgggctcaagcgacacgattcgcttcggctcgctggagttccccaCACTCCCACCCGTTGGGATGTGGATTTCTCCCATCTTCGAGCtgtcccagaccttcctcttcggaagcctagacttcgtcaccAACTGGCTCGGTGTGCTTCGCCTTCGCGAGGAGGCGCTTGTCCCGGCGcccgtcggaggaggagcgccctccgtcgGCTCCGAGCCACCCGGCGATATGTAGATAACAGAGGCAAGCATCATTTTCTCAAATGATGAGCTCCTTCAATCGAATAGCAGCAAAACTAGTTGATCTCTTCCATGGAATTCAAGCTTTCGCTTCACCGGCAAACCATCCACAACAATCGAAGTTCAGCAAACTGGCCAGCTGCCTGTGATATTGGAGGCATGAGAAATTCAGCAAAGGTGTCTCACCTTCTTTGGCAGCCGATGTGGATCCCTCTGCCTTGATGTCAACGCCTGGCCATGGCTTGCAGCTGCAGTGCTTCCCCTTCTCGATCCCTTCGTACACGGCCGCGACGTGCTTGTCGTAGCCGTTCCAGGTGAACTTGCCGCATTTGCTGCACTACACCTTGTAGCacatcttcttcttgttcttcttttcttctttcaatTCAGATGTAGGAATAGGATGCTGTTTTTAGTTTCTGGAGTGGTTTTGCTTCAGTGTCTTCGCTCTCTGCAGGCTTCAGTATTGTTACGGCGTGGACAAGTACGATGGGGAGATCGCAGGGGAGAGTGGAGTAGAAGGCTGGATTCAGAATTGGAGCGCAAGGGATAGCGAGGAAGTGGTGTAGCGGGAGGTTCGTCGGCGGCAGCGGCAGAAGCGCTCGCAGCCACCGTCGAAGGTAACCCGCCCACCTTGGGAGGGTTTATTCCTTCTTTGATAAGTCCTATTACAATCTCTAAGTGCCTTTTATATAATAGGTGCACTCCTAACAACCCAAAATAGATTTCCTAAATTTCATCCCTTTCCTCTCCTAACTTAATCAACCGAGCCCCTTAGCCACgactgggcctgggccggcgccTATACTGACGCCCCACAAAGGTGTCTATAACACGTCCCTCCTCCCCAACAAACAGCTCGTTCGCGAGCTGAAATGCTAGATAGCGCTCCTTGAATTCATCAATATCTTCCCAAGTAGAATCAGCCGCAGTCCGTCCTTCCCAATGAACAAGGAGTTGCTAGTGACCCTGGTTCAAGCGAGCACGCATCACAGCAGCTGGAGTAGGAATGACACGCCCATGAAGCATGGATGGAAGAGGAACAATGTCGCCTAGAGGGTCCCCTTCATACTTCTTCAGCAGCACCACATGAAAGACATCATGAATACGAGCCTTCGGTGGAAGACATAGACGATAAGCCACGACGCCCAAGCGCTCAACAATCTGATAGGGTCCAAAGAACCGTGGCCCTAGCTTGGAGGAGGCCGCCAGAGTAATACCAACAGCTGTGTGGTGATGAAGGCGGAGCAGCACCCAGTCACCTACAGCAAACTGCACAAACCGGCGCTTCTTGTCATGGATTTCCCGCATAGTGTCCTGAGCCAATACCAAACGATCACGGATATCCAGCAGGAACTTATCGTGGTCATGAAGCTGGTGATCAACAGCAGCCACCCAAGCCGACCCAAGAAGATAGGAAACCATCAACGGTGGAGACCAGCCATATACCACCTCAAACTGCGTAGCGTGGAGGGCAGATTGGTAGGAAGGATTATAACAGAATTCCACCCAAGGAAGCCACTGCAACCAAGAACGAGGCCGATCCCCCGCTAAGCAACGCGGGTACATAACTATGATGCAATTAGTGACCTCAGATTGCCCATCTGTCTATGGATGAAATGCGGAACTATGTAGCAAGGTCACACCAGCCGGCTTGAAAAgctcctcccaaaaattgctagTGAAAATAGTATCCCGATCACTCAcaatagaacatggaaatccatGTAGCCGCACAATGTTGTCGAAGAAGGCACGAGCGACGGAGCTAGCTAAGTAGGGGTGACTCAAGGCGATGAAATGCGCCATCTTGGAGAAGCGATCAACCACAGTAAGAATCATAGACTTGCCGCCCACACGCGGAAAGCCCTCAACAAAATCCATGGCGATGTCGCTCCACACATGTTCAGGAATAGGAAGTGGCTGAAGAAGACCAGTAGGATGTAGGTGTTCGGTTTTATTACGCTGACAAACATCATAGCCTTTGACATAGTCTCGAACCAGCCTATGCGCGCATCTGTTGTAGAAGGATGCACGCAGCCTGTGGAGTGTCTTCTGCGAACCTTCATGACCAGTAGTGTGAGCCTCTCGCAATAGCTGTGGCCAGAGCGGCGATTCATCAGGAACGAAGGGACATCCTTGGTACAACAGTAGATCGTCCACCATCGCCCAGCCATTAGGCGTGGTGCTAGCTATGATCTGTGCCTAGAGTTCCTGGGCCTAAGAGTCACGCTAAATTTCAGCGCGCAGGACATCATAGATGGCGAACGAAGGTCTAGAGAGTGCACATGCAGCCACAATACTGGAGTCCATATCACGGCATGATAAGGCGTCCGCCACCATGTTTAGCTTCATTGGTCTGTACTTGACTGAGAGATCATATCCGAATAACTTGGTGACCCAAGTGTGCTGCGGTATCGTTGTTAGGCGCTGGTCAAGAATAAACTTTAGGCTCCAATGATCTGTCCGCATAGTAAAGGCACGGCCCCAGAGATAAGGCTGCCAATGGCGAACTGCCTTGACGAGACCAATCAACTCCCGCTCATAGGCCAGAAGCTTGGCATGGTGGGGCGCCACAGCGCGGCTGAAGAAGGCCACCGCACCATCTCCTTGGTGGAGGACTGCATCGAAACCAGCCCCGGATGCATCACAGTCAACGATGAAGCGCTTGTCAAAGTCAGGCAGTTGTAGTAGAGGGGTGGATGTCAACACCCTCTTGAGCGCCAGGAAGGCCTCCTCTGCTGCCGGTGTCTAGGAAAACGCCTCACGCTTGAGAAGCGTCGTGAGGGGCACATCCACACCACCATAGCATGCGATGAACTTTCGATAATATCCTGTGAGGCCGAGAAACCCACGGAGGGCGCGAGCTATCATCGGCCATGGCCAAGCTTccaccgcctcgaccttcgcTGGATCCATAGCAACTCCCATGGCCGAAATGATGTGGCCAAGGTAGCCGACCGAAAGTTCGCCAAAGAAACATTTGGAGCGCTTGGCGAAGAGATGGTGCATGCGCATCTGCTGCAGCACAGTCCGCACATGCTGCAAGTGCTCTGCCCATGTCGAACTGAAGATCAAATGTCATCAAAAAATACAAGCATGAAACGACGGATATATGACTTCAAAATATCATTCATAAGTGCTTGGAAGGTGGCAGGCACGTTGGTGagaccgaagggcatgatgaggAACTTGAAATGACCACGATGTGTCTGGAACGCGGTCTTGGCAATGTCATCTGGGTGCATGCGCACCTGGTGATACCCGCTATGAAGATCGGTCTTGGTGAAGAAACGAGCACCCTTCAACTTGTCAAGGAGTTCATCAACCACCGGAATAGGAAACTTGTCCTTGATGGTGCTGTCATTAAGAGCGTGAAAGTCAACGTAGAAGCACCAACTGCCATCCTGCTTGCAGACGAGGAGCATCGGGGAGGAGAATGACGAAGTCGACTCCCGGATGATCCCTTGTTGCTACATATCATCACACTGCCGCTCAATCTCATCCTTGAGGAGCTGTGGGTAGCTAGGGACGAGGTGGATACAGTGGTCATGGCGTTGGCTTGGAGGCAGCCCGCGTGGCTCCTCAAAGATGTCTGCATAGGACAGCAGTAGCTCCTCTAATATAGTTCGGGGATCGGCGATAGCATGGGCAACCAATGCCTTGCTGCCTAGGCCGGTCCATTTGTGAGCACGCCCTCGGTACCAAAAGGCCATCGAGAGGGCGTCGAAGTCCCAAACGATGGGCCCCAAAGAGCGTAGCCACTGAACACCGAGAACCAAGTCAAAGCCGCCCAAGTCGAGGGCGACACAGTCGATGGAGAAGGGTTCCTCGTAGATGAGAACCTCCATGGCAAGGCACACGCCGGGGCTACGGACACGATCACCATTCGCGACCAACACGGATAGCCCATCACGTGATGAGATTGACAAGCCTAGGCAAGCGGCCACCTCCGTATGGATGAAGGTGTGCATGCTGCTGGTATCAACCAATGCTTTGAACAGAACACCCGCAATCGTCACCAGTAACATCATAGAAATAACATGGCCGAGGCCAGTCAATGCGTGCAGGGAGATCCCCAAGTTAGAGATGTCGTCACCGAGCGGGTCCTCCTCGCCTTCCTCAAGCTCCATGAGGAAGGCGCCCTTCATCGCACAGTTGTGATCCTTGGAGTACGGTTCTAGGCAGAAATAGCACTGCCCATTCTGCCGCTTCTCTTACATCTCGGCCAGTGTCAGATGACAAAAGCGAGAACGTGTCCCTTCTGTCTTGCCATCATGCAGACCAGCAGCAGAGCCCATAGCGCTGGTCGAAGCCAAGGCTTGGCGAGTGGATGACTTCGGTGGTGTTGAGCTATTAACGGTGGAGGCCTACTCTTGCTGCTGTTCATAGGCCCACGCTAAGCTCATGGCCTGCTACAGATTGATAGGGTGCTGCATCTCCACATCAGCAGCGAGCGGCTGTCCCAAGCCACCGGTGTAGAGATCAATGGTCGTCCACGTGGAGAGGTTGTCGTAGCACGAGAGCAGTGTGAGGAAGCGCCGCGAGTACTCCTCCATGGTGCCCATGCGGATCAGGGCCTTGATCTCACCAACAAAGTTGGTGTGGATGGGTGGCCCAAAGCAAAGGTTGACGAACTCGATGAAGCGTGGCCAAGAGACCATCCcaaatgaaagctctagtttggttttggttaattgatgaaaccctaagtgctaacctagtttatcaaagtgatcatgagataggtagcactattccaagtgatgaagcaatgacgaagatcatgacaa
Coding sequences within:
- the LOC136455180 gene encoding uncharacterized protein translates to MVSYLLGSAWVAAVDHQLHDHDKFLLDIRDRLVLAQDTMREIHDKKRRFVQFAVGDWVLLRLHHHTAVGITLAASSKLGPRFFGPYQIVERLGVVAYRLCLPPKARIHDVFHVVLLKKYEGDPLGDIVPLPSMLHGRVIPTPAAVMRARLNQGH
- the LOC136450551 gene encoding octanoyltransferase LIP2p, chloroplastic-like, giving the protein MALLPSPPCSPCHHRAAPAPLPAPTAASARHRRGSLPLAAAGGRSGPTAEPKPRPTPADRRRCECFDLHRQLVPYGEAYCWQKSIVERRKGLLDSGEDHSDTLIALQHPPVYTLGTRSRKEYLHFDMEDAPFEVHRNDRGGEVTYHGPGQLVMYPIMNLGYHKKDLDWYFRSLEEVIIRALKSAFSIKATRVEGLTGVWVGNQKVAAIGIHGSRMIVYHGLALNVTTDLAPFEMIDPCGIKDRGVGSVKNILQKASGAREIDDASLMDIAYDSMTKEFAELFQLSLDISPDCSFQ